A single genomic interval of Stieleria maiorica harbors:
- a CDS encoding reprolysin-like metallopeptidase: MLEDRRLLAAGVGDDNFGIGTELRNYRLAVAATAEYTDFIGGQEAAFDAINDAVNELNAIFESELAIHLQLVSTTASVFVDAASDGYTNGNVGAMLNENTSRLNSIYGSAAYDIGHVFGTGSQGGRAGLGVVNTSGRGRGVSTSENPIGPTWVELVAHEIGHQFGAEHTFNASVVVAGSEAREASSAFEPASGSTLMGYPGIANDGDNLQEYPDPHFHAASFEQIEEFVSGVGAPNSTTPLMNAVPSVSAGADYVIPAGTPFELSASGSDPDDSDELTYTWDQLDTGGTQGLPVTDDGSRPLFRSFGPTTESSRVFPRLTDLVAGVDTSMIGEALPTTTRELNFRVTVRDGQGGVHSDDVRLNTVGTGAAFAITPSGSNWTGGVSETVTWDVAGTTTAAGHGIDADLVAIELSVDGGLTFPIVLSASTENDGSFTFVSPNIDVQQARVRVRPLDNVFFAISNTDIQITSSGSSPGILIQESGASTIVGEDGVVGSPVIDTYDIVRTTSTSGTTTVEISASEQAELSLDGINFSPTIHVDLAGTNPATVSVRGVDDAESEGIHAGLISHRVISSTDSNYAPAMIIRPVSVTIADDEWQPLIGVDFDEATGNSPTNWTKISEQFDGTYSDLIREDGIISPVGLTIEMADAALVFETIPNEPPLHSPRLDGIDGARLATQSFELTWSGLTPGIDYNLYVMTSEWFTTDNVMQQVEIRGGTDVPAFVQETRTIGNGLLINQALSDEKTPLESSAVIAQADANGEIAIIITNLSSLPNEDAILSGVAIQSRATDIPGYHVSQSADSTIVNESADQDTFAVVLSAEPIGDVVISLESTDAGEVVVTPSALTFNQSNWDQPRTVTVIGVDDAIADGDQTVGVTLAIDRLQTTDDRFDDLPDRQIRVLNQDDETGPLIGVDIGFDDPVPNNWTDVDSIFTVSGTDLIAEDGTTSDVDLTSSIFGSASSSSFSPPLTSIPQHTQSLANLDGYSVETTGETFNATWSDLIPGEQYRVYVFGLESRDGSFIQDVEFIGANSTSFTQTLVDGELFVNDAAGSSSNPLDLYARLITADPSGSIRVLVSPADGSAGIALAGLAIQRYERVNDSLSVLIQTSAISENGGTSTATVIRNNGSSGDLEVTLTSGDGSEANVPATVLIPDGSDRATFVVSAVDDQVFDGPQTIEITASATGLVDGVSVITILDDESIPRPLVGIDFDTGSETPTHWTPIGSRQTPTTEQNLKNETGAATDFDLTITGAGGSITSYTATPTPHTIPAHDQLLNDIAGQIYTDTNAVTFTWSDLNPQNTYEVYVFGLESFYSSIQQNVMITGAGPAISFLQDFNQNELSINDHIGSSMLPLSSYAVLVEPNSSGQIVIDVTPSGSTLDVSIGGLAIREIIVPETLDFGDAPSSTQSGFASSYPVLVSDNGARHNNIGATLGAARDSESVGVHSAASDGDDQTGTADDEDGITFAGPIVVSDEESMTATVDVELQNPDPNSNLLDAWIDFNRDGDWDDPGEQVIAGLQLGTTAGIRSVSFPVPQDTGANVETGSTYSRFRLSSQGRLSPTGLAADGEVEDHEVMIAHRPQLKTIAVGDGSEQRSTVSELVVTFDTEVLAAESAFELINRSTQAVITSLDISSVVVDRKTRVTITFDPGDSIVTMGGGAHSLDDGNYQLTINAAQITAVDSGLTMSENVIFGDEAVDAFFRFYGDSDGDRDVDGQDYGRFGAAFLKTLSEPGYRTEFDSDGDGDVDGQDYGRFGTRFLKTLPFA; this comes from the coding sequence GTGCTCGAAGACCGCAGGCTGTTGGCCGCCGGTGTGGGGGACGACAACTTTGGCATCGGAACGGAACTGCGGAATTACCGTCTGGCGGTGGCAGCGACGGCTGAATACACCGATTTCATCGGCGGACAGGAGGCCGCTTTTGACGCGATCAACGACGCCGTTAACGAACTGAACGCGATCTTCGAAAGCGAGCTTGCGATTCACCTTCAATTGGTTTCGACCACCGCGAGCGTGTTTGTCGACGCCGCGAGCGATGGTTACACCAACGGCAACGTCGGCGCAATGCTGAACGAGAACACGTCGCGGCTGAACAGCATTTATGGTTCGGCCGCGTACGATATCGGACACGTTTTTGGAACGGGATCGCAAGGGGGACGTGCGGGGCTCGGTGTGGTCAACACCTCCGGTAGAGGTCGCGGGGTATCAACCTCTGAGAATCCGATCGGACCGACGTGGGTGGAGTTGGTCGCCCATGAAATCGGCCATCAGTTCGGAGCCGAACATACCTTCAACGCAAGCGTGGTGGTCGCGGGCAGCGAGGCGCGCGAAGCGTCAAGTGCTTTTGAGCCGGCGAGCGGTTCGACGCTGATGGGGTATCCTGGCATTGCCAACGATGGTGACAATTTACAAGAGTATCCCGATCCACACTTCCACGCGGCAAGTTTCGAGCAGATCGAAGAATTTGTCTCCGGTGTGGGGGCTCCGAATTCGACGACACCGTTAATGAACGCCGTTCCGTCGGTTTCAGCGGGAGCGGACTACGTGATCCCGGCCGGGACGCCATTTGAGCTGTCGGCAAGCGGAAGCGACCCCGACGACTCCGATGAATTGACCTACACATGGGACCAACTCGACACCGGCGGGACGCAAGGGTTGCCAGTCACCGATGATGGCAGCCGCCCCCTGTTTCGAAGCTTCGGGCCGACGACGGAATCGAGTCGCGTTTTCCCTCGGCTCACCGATCTGGTCGCCGGCGTTGACACGTCGATGATCGGCGAGGCGCTGCCCACCACCACGCGAGAGCTGAATTTTCGCGTGACCGTGCGTGACGGCCAGGGCGGTGTCCACTCCGACGACGTGCGATTGAACACCGTTGGCACCGGCGCGGCGTTCGCCATCACGCCATCGGGTTCGAATTGGACCGGCGGTGTCAGCGAGACAGTCACCTGGGACGTTGCCGGCACGACGACCGCCGCGGGTCACGGCATCGATGCCGACCTGGTCGCGATCGAGCTTTCGGTTGATGGCGGATTGACGTTCCCGATCGTACTGTCAGCGTCGACGGAGAACGACGGCAGTTTCACATTCGTGTCCCCCAACATTGATGTTCAGCAAGCTCGAGTCCGGGTCCGTCCGCTCGACAACGTGTTCTTTGCGATCTCAAACACCGATATCCAAATCACGTCGTCCGGTTCAAGTCCCGGAATTCTGATACAAGAGTCTGGCGCAAGCACCATCGTCGGTGAAGACGGCGTGGTCGGATCCCCGGTCATTGACACCTACGACATCGTTCGAACGACCAGCACTTCGGGAACCACGACCGTTGAGATTTCGGCTTCGGAACAGGCGGAATTGAGTCTTGATGGAATCAATTTTTCGCCGACGATCCATGTCGATTTAGCCGGCACGAACCCCGCAACCGTGTCCGTGCGGGGTGTCGATGACGCCGAGAGTGAAGGCATTCACGCGGGGCTGATCTCACATCGAGTGATTTCCAGCACGGACTCAAACTACGCCCCCGCGATGATCATCCGTCCCGTTTCGGTGACCATCGCCGACGACGAGTGGCAACCGCTGATCGGAGTGGATTTTGACGAGGCAACGGGGAACTCTCCGACGAACTGGACAAAGATCTCCGAACAGTTTGACGGCACCTATTCCGATCTGATCCGTGAGGATGGGATCATCAGCCCGGTCGGGTTGACGATCGAGATGGCGGACGCGGCGCTTGTGTTTGAAACGATCCCGAATGAGCCGCCACTTCATTCGCCGCGTCTGGATGGGATTGATGGAGCGCGATTGGCAACCCAATCCTTCGAGTTGACATGGTCGGGGCTGACACCCGGGATCGACTACAACCTTTACGTGATGACCAGTGAATGGTTCACCACAGACAATGTCATGCAACAGGTTGAAATCCGAGGCGGAACCGATGTGCCGGCGTTCGTTCAAGAGACCAGGACCATCGGAAATGGGTTGCTGATCAATCAAGCGTTGTCAGACGAAAAGACGCCTTTGGAATCTTCGGCGGTCATTGCCCAGGCAGATGCGAACGGCGAGATCGCGATCATCATCACCAACTTGAGTTCGCTTCCGAATGAGGATGCGATCCTTTCCGGCGTTGCGATCCAATCGCGGGCGACAGACATTCCGGGATACCATGTCTCACAATCCGCTGATTCAACGATCGTGAACGAGTCGGCGGATCAAGACACGTTTGCGGTGGTTTTGTCGGCCGAACCGATCGGAGACGTTGTCATCAGCCTGGAATCGACCGACGCGGGTGAAGTCGTGGTGACGCCGTCCGCACTCACGTTCAACCAGTCGAATTGGGACCAACCGCGGACCGTCACCGTCATCGGAGTCGACGACGCGATTGCCGACGGCGACCAGACCGTTGGCGTGACGCTTGCCATCGACCGCTTGCAAACCACCGATGACAGGTTCGATGACTTGCCCGATCGACAGATTCGGGTACTGAACCAGGATGACGAAACCGGGCCGCTGATTGGAGTCGACATCGGTTTTGACGATCCCGTCCCCAACAATTGGACGGATGTCGATTCAATCTTCACTGTGTCGGGGACGGACCTGATCGCTGAAGACGGAACCACATCGGATGTCGACCTGACGTCCTCCATTTTCGGCAGTGCTTCTTCGTCCAGCTTCAGCCCGCCACTGACGTCCATACCACAGCACACGCAGTCGCTCGCGAATCTGGACGGTTATTCTGTGGAGACTACCGGCGAAACGTTCAATGCGACGTGGAGCGATTTGATTCCGGGAGAACAGTATCGCGTCTATGTTTTTGGGCTTGAGTCACGAGACGGTTCGTTTATTCAGGACGTTGAATTCATCGGTGCGAACTCGACAAGCTTCACGCAGACCCTGGTTGATGGAGAACTCTTCGTCAATGACGCGGCCGGTTCGAGCAGCAATCCGCTGGACTTGTACGCGCGATTGATCACAGCCGATCCATCGGGAAGCATTCGGGTGCTCGTGTCCCCGGCAGACGGATCGGCCGGAATCGCGCTTGCGGGGCTGGCAATTCAGCGCTATGAGCGTGTTAACGACTCGCTCTCGGTGTTGATCCAGACCTCGGCAATCAGCGAAAACGGAGGAACATCGACGGCAACCGTCATTCGCAACAATGGATCCAGTGGCGATCTGGAAGTCACATTGACAAGCGGTGACGGAAGTGAGGCGAACGTGCCGGCAACCGTGCTCATTCCAGACGGAAGTGATCGGGCAACGTTCGTTGTCAGCGCGGTAGACGATCAAGTTTTCGATGGCCCGCAAACCATTGAAATCACGGCATCGGCGACAGGTCTGGTCGATGGAGTTTCAGTGATCACGATTCTTGACGATGAATCGATCCCAAGGCCGCTGGTTGGAATTGATTTCGATACCGGTTCGGAAACCCCGACCCACTGGACACCGATCGGTTCCCGACAAACGCCGACGACAGAACAGAATTTGAAGAATGAAACCGGAGCCGCCACGGATTTCGATTTAACGATCACCGGTGCCGGTGGCAGCATCACTTCCTATACCGCAACACCGACTCCCCACACGATTCCGGCACACGACCAACTGCTCAACGACATCGCGGGGCAAATCTACACCGACACGAACGCGGTCACGTTTACATGGAGCGATCTCAATCCACAAAATACGTATGAAGTCTACGTTTTCGGATTGGAGTCGTTTTATTCCAGCATCCAACAGAACGTGATGATCACGGGAGCGGGACCAGCAATCTCGTTTCTGCAAGACTTCAATCAGAACGAATTGTCGATCAACGATCACATCGGTTCCTCAATGCTTCCGCTCTCTTCTTACGCCGTCCTCGTCGAGCCGAATTCATCCGGGCAAATTGTGATCGACGTCACTCCCTCCGGGTCGACCCTGGATGTGTCGATCGGGGGGCTGGCGATTCGGGAGATCATTGTCCCTGAAACGCTGGATTTTGGTGATGCCCCCAGTTCAACCCAATCGGGATTTGCGAGTTCGTACCCGGTGTTGGTCAGCGATAATGGCGCTCGGCACAACAACATCGGGGCCACGTTGGGCGCGGCTCGCGATTCCGAAAGCGTCGGCGTGCACTCGGCAGCTTCAGATGGCGATGACCAAACGGGAACCGCGGACGACGAAGACGGAATCACCTTTGCCGGTCCGATCGTCGTCTCGGACGAGGAATCGATGACCGCGACGGTTGACGTCGAACTTCAAAACCCGGACCCCAATTCAAACCTTCTCGATGCATGGATTGATTTCAACCGCGATGGCGATTGGGACGACCCGGGCGAACAAGTCATCGCCGGACTTCAACTCGGGACCACCGCTGGAATCCGATCCGTCAGCTTCCCCGTGCCTCAGGACACAGGTGCGAATGTCGAAACGGGATCAACCTACTCGCGATTCCGACTCAGTTCCCAAGGCCGCCTTTCACCCACAGGGCTCGCCGCCGACGGTGAAGTCGAAGACCACGAGGTGATGATCGCCCATCGCCCTCAGCTGAAAACCATTGCCGTGGGTGATGGATCGGAGCAGCGATCCACCGTCTCCGAATTGGTGGTCACCTTCGACACCGAGGTTCTTGCGGCTGAGTCCGCGTTCGAACTCATCAACCGGTCGACCCAAGCGGTGATCACGTCGCTGGACATTTCCTCCGTCGTTGTTGATAGGAAAACACGGGTCACCATCACGTTTGACCCTGGCGATTCGATCGTGACGATGGGCGGCGGAGCGCACTCGCTGGACGACGGTAATTATCAACTGACGATCAATGCGGCACAGATCACCGCCGTCGATTCGGGATTGACGATGTCAGAAAACGTTATCTTTGGTGACGAGGCGGTCGATGCATTTTTCCGCTTTTACGGCGACAGCGATGGCGACCGTGACGTGGATGGGCAAGACTATGGTCGCTTCGGAGCTGCGTTTTTGAAGACGCTGAGCGAGCCAGGCTATCGAACGGAATTCGACTCCGATGGTGACGGCGACGTTGACGGGCAAGACTATGGACGCTTCGGAACTCGGTTCCTAAAAACACTTCCGTTCGCCTAG
- a CDS encoding DUF1552 domain-containing protein, giving the protein MIRSGMIDRRTCLRGLGAALALPLLDVMGWQEAKAAEAYKPPVRLGFMYMPHGVIMDEFWPTDAESFLDSPPPAIESLKPVLDQCLMMKGISGVPTAPFSGAPHALELSTWLTATLPDPAKRSEINIAISADQIAANYVGAMTPLPSLELATMPQNWKENQAGLNEGYYSHCSYRSPTQVVPAETNPRNVLARLFNQKVSGSTAVSGTASPLDRDMLDLVLGGARDLRRKLPSSDQRKLDEYLDSVRSVERRIAAIEQRQKQAAMEKAGLRRDNRGADSPPIEIKIPEGDKRSEYMQVMCDLNVLAFQTDMTRVSTYIGSRPNGANYPELGFSDQHHSQTHHRGDKTKMDKVAKIVAFNIEQFAHMVNKMRSLKEADGTLLDNCIMMWGSGLEDGDKHSRENLPFIVAGGGGGSLKTGRYLPDVKGNQGDLLTTLLSCAGIPIDRPVGIATKQIEAIKA; this is encoded by the coding sequence ATGATCAGATCTGGAATGATTGATCGCAGAACCTGCTTGCGCGGCCTGGGTGCGGCACTCGCACTGCCGCTGCTCGATGTCATGGGTTGGCAAGAAGCCAAGGCTGCCGAGGCCTACAAGCCTCCCGTCCGACTCGGGTTTATGTACATGCCGCATGGCGTGATCATGGACGAGTTTTGGCCGACCGATGCGGAGAGTTTTCTTGATTCACCGCCTCCGGCGATCGAGTCCCTGAAGCCCGTGCTGGACCAGTGCTTGATGATGAAGGGGATCTCTGGCGTGCCCACGGCTCCCTTCAGCGGAGCACCGCACGCGTTGGAGCTTTCGACTTGGCTCACCGCGACACTGCCGGACCCGGCGAAACGTAGCGAAATCAACATCGCGATTTCGGCAGATCAAATTGCGGCGAATTATGTCGGCGCGATGACGCCGTTGCCGTCACTGGAACTGGCGACCATGCCGCAAAACTGGAAAGAGAACCAAGCCGGGCTGAATGAAGGCTATTACTCGCACTGCAGTTACCGTTCACCGACCCAAGTCGTGCCCGCAGAAACGAACCCGCGAAACGTGCTTGCCCGCTTGTTCAATCAGAAAGTTTCAGGCAGCACTGCCGTTTCCGGCACAGCCAGCCCGCTGGACCGCGACATGTTGGATCTGGTCCTTGGCGGCGCTCGAGATCTACGTCGCAAACTGCCTTCGTCCGACCAACGCAAATTAGACGAATACCTGGATAGCGTGCGGTCGGTCGAACGTCGAATCGCGGCGATCGAGCAACGGCAAAAGCAAGCCGCGATGGAAAAGGCCGGCCTGCGTCGCGATAACAGGGGCGCTGATTCACCGCCCATCGAGATCAAGATTCCCGAAGGCGACAAACGTAGCGAGTATATGCAAGTCATGTGCGACCTGAACGTCTTGGCCTTCCAAACCGACATGACTCGCGTCTCGACTTACATCGGTTCACGGCCCAACGGCGCGAATTATCCAGAACTCGGGTTTAGCGACCAGCACCATTCGCAAACGCACCACCGCGGCGACAAGACGAAGATGGACAAGGTCGCGAAGATTGTCGCGTTCAACATCGAACAGTTCGCACACATGGTCAATAAGATGCGTTCTTTAAAGGAAGCCGATGGAACGCTGCTAGACAATTGCATCATGATGTGGGGTTCAGGCCTGGAAGACGGCGACAAACACAGCCGAGAGAACCTGCCTTTCATCGTCGCAGGTGGCGGAGGCGGCTCATTAAAGACGGGGCGTTATCTGCCTGACGTGAAAGGCAATCAAGGCGACTTGCTCACCACGCTGCTCTCCTGCGCCGGTATTCCAATCGATCGCCCCGTCGGCATCGCCACCAAGCAAATCGAAGCGATCAAAGCGTAG
- a CDS encoding patatin-like phospholipase family protein, producing the protein MKISLAFSGGGVRATVFHLGVLARLARQDLLGNVEIVSSVSGGSLAAGLVIASAGYRWPGSEEYLHDVVPRCLSVLTTRNVQRTYVLNSLLFPWRLATGRASVLGDALESHWGIRGSLADLPVTPRWIINATCYQTGKNWRFQRDLMGDYQTKYVTDPEFRLSHALAASAAVPGLIGPLRLPSRRHRWSEYRDGDWCGIKPKYNHLHLWDGGVYDNLGVESLFKPGEGLCDGTDFLIVCDASRPLSSETRQSRWRPGYLKASMRLVDIATDQVRSLRTRMLMEYFKQNPGTGTYLRLGLATKKVYRRNPGAGKPALTDDEVSRVVRIETTLRRLTHSEFSLLFRHGYEVADATLSTYGQKALGRIPNNRVQFRAA; encoded by the coding sequence ATGAAGATCTCGCTGGCATTCTCTGGCGGTGGCGTCCGTGCGACGGTGTTTCATTTGGGCGTCCTGGCTCGGCTGGCGCGGCAAGATTTGCTGGGAAACGTGGAAATCGTTTCCAGCGTTTCCGGGGGCAGTTTAGCGGCAGGGCTGGTCATCGCATCGGCCGGGTATCGATGGCCCGGCAGTGAGGAATACTTGCACGATGTCGTGCCGCGTTGCCTTTCGGTGTTGACGACGCGAAATGTGCAGCGGACCTATGTCCTGAACTCGCTGCTGTTCCCATGGCGGCTTGCGACCGGGCGGGCGTCGGTGCTGGGCGATGCGCTGGAGAGCCACTGGGGCATCCGCGGCTCGCTTGCCGATTTGCCCGTCACACCGCGCTGGATCATCAACGCGACCTGTTACCAGACCGGCAAGAACTGGCGTTTTCAACGTGACTTGATGGGCGATTATCAAACCAAGTACGTCACCGACCCCGAGTTCCGATTGTCGCACGCGCTGGCCGCGTCGGCCGCCGTCCCTGGTTTGATCGGGCCGTTGCGTCTTCCGTCGCGGCGGCACCGTTGGAGTGAGTACCGTGATGGCGATTGGTGCGGAATCAAACCGAAGTACAACCACCTTCACCTTTGGGACGGTGGCGTGTACGACAACTTGGGCGTCGAGTCGCTGTTCAAGCCCGGCGAAGGCCTTTGTGATGGCACCGATTTTTTGATCGTTTGCGATGCCTCTCGCCCTCTATCAAGCGAGACGCGGCAATCGCGATGGCGGCCGGGATACTTGAAGGCGTCGATGCGGCTGGTCGACATCGCGACCGACCAAGTCCGCAGTTTAAGAACTCGGATGTTGATGGAGTACTTCAAACAGAATCCGGGAACAGGCACCTATCTGCGTCTTGGATTGGCGACGAAGAAAGTTTACCGACGCAATCCCGGCGCTGGCAAACCCGCACTGACCGACGACGAGGTCAGCCGGGTCGTGCGGATTGAAACCACACTGCGTCGGCTGACCCACAGCGAGTTCAGTCTATTATTCCGTCACGGCTATGAAGTCGCCGACGCAACGCTGTCCACCTACGGCCAAAAAGCCCTGGGTCGAATCCCCAACAATCGAGTGCAATTCAGAGCTGCATGA